The proteins below come from a single Drosophila kikkawai strain 14028-0561.14 chromosome 3R, DkikHiC1v2, whole genome shotgun sequence genomic window:
- the Osi19 gene encoding uncharacterized protein Osi19 isoform X2 has translation MAKLLLVIVGVAALVAAGQAAGLGSTEQLQRLIAEEQNKCASGQDSMACIKERAMRFVDNVMSKDSYQVSNLEVRSNGQKTAPISEARASSADGFIDAIENYMRGHDVSMNLPLADAKVTVSARNLANNQLSLNLQLNGDEADDDATDVEARGKKHRLRKLAMPILVLILLKAITVIPMAIGILKIKAFNALALGFFSFIVSVGLAIFQLCKKIAHDHHHTAHITAHGPWDGRTFGSVSVPVVEQPQKLAQKLAYQAYA, from the exons ATGGCCAAGTTGCTCCTTGTGATTGTCGGTGTGGCGGCCCTAGTGGCAGCGGGACAGGCGGCTGGCCTCGGCTCCACCGAGCAGCTGCAGCGCCTAATTGCCGAGGAGCAGAACAAGTGTGCCAGCGGCCAAGACTCGATGGCCTGCATCAAAGAGCGTGCCATGCGCTTTGTGGACAATGTGATGAGCAAAGACAGCTATCAG GTCTCCAACCTGGAGGTGCGCTCCAATGGCCAAAAGACTGCTCCCATAAGCGAAGCCCGTGCCAGCAGTGCCGATGGCTTCATTGATGCCATTGAGAACTATATGCGGGGACATGATGTCAGCATGAACTTGCCCTTGGCCGATGCCAAGGTCACCGTCTCGGCTCGTAACCTGGCCAACAACCAGCTGAGCCTGAACCTTCAGTTGAACGGCGACGAAGCCGATGATGATGCCACCGATGTCGAAGCCAGGG GCAAGAAGCATCGTCTCCGCAAGCTGGCCATGCCCATCCTGGTGCTCATCCTGCTGAAGGCCATCACTGTCATCCCCATGGCCATTGGCATTCTGAAGATCAAGGCCTTCAACGCCCTGGCTCTGGGCTTCTTCTCCTTCATTGTCTCGGTTGGTTTGGCCATTTTCCAATTGTGCAAAAAG ATTGCCCATGATCACCATCACACCGCTCACATCACCGCCCATGGACCGTGGGATGGCCGTACCTTCGGTTCTGTTTCCGTCCCCGTTGTGGAGCAGCCCCAGAAGTTGGCCCAGAAGTTGGCCTATCAGGCCTATGCCTAA
- the Osi19 gene encoding uncharacterized protein Osi19 isoform X1: MAKLLLVIVGVAALVAAGQAAGLGSTEQLQRLIAEEQNKCASGQDSMACIKERAMRFVDNVMSKDSYQVSNLEVRSNGQKTAPISEARASSADGFIDAIENYMRGHDVSMNLPLADAKVTVSARNLANNQLSLNLQLNGDEADDDATDVEARGKKGNIFKKGKKHRLRKLAMPILVLILLKAITVIPMAIGILKIKAFNALALGFFSFIVSVGLAIFQLCKKIAHDHHHTAHITAHGPWDGRTFGSVSVPVVEQPQKLAQKLAYQAYA; the protein is encoded by the exons ATGGCCAAGTTGCTCCTTGTGATTGTCGGTGTGGCGGCCCTAGTGGCAGCGGGACAGGCGGCTGGCCTCGGCTCCACCGAGCAGCTGCAGCGCCTAATTGCCGAGGAGCAGAACAAGTGTGCCAGCGGCCAAGACTCGATGGCCTGCATCAAAGAGCGTGCCATGCGCTTTGTGGACAATGTGATGAGCAAAGACAGCTATCAG GTCTCCAACCTGGAGGTGCGCTCCAATGGCCAAAAGACTGCTCCCATAAGCGAAGCCCGTGCCAGCAGTGCCGATGGCTTCATTGATGCCATTGAGAACTATATGCGGGGACATGATGTCAGCATGAACTTGCCCTTGGCCGATGCCAAGGTCACCGTCTCGGCTCGTAACCTGGCCAACAACCAGCTGAGCCTGAACCTTCAGTTGAACGGCGACGAAGCCGATGATGATGCCACCGATGTCGAAGCCAGGGGTAAGAAGGGCAACATCTTCAAGAAGG GCAAGAAGCATCGTCTCCGCAAGCTGGCCATGCCCATCCTGGTGCTCATCCTGCTGAAGGCCATCACTGTCATCCCCATGGCCATTGGCATTCTGAAGATCAAGGCCTTCAACGCCCTGGCTCTGGGCTTCTTCTCCTTCATTGTCTCGGTTGGTTTGGCCATTTTCCAATTGTGCAAAAAG ATTGCCCATGATCACCATCACACCGCTCACATCACCGCCCATGGACCGTGGGATGGCCGTACCTTCGGTTCTGTTTCCGTCCCCGTTGTGGAGCAGCCCCAGAAGTTGGCCCAGAAGTTGGCCTATCAGGCCTATGCCTAA